One window of Saprospiraceae bacterium genomic DNA carries:
- a CDS encoding NmrA/HSCARG family protein yields MEKKIIAVIGATGSQGKGVINSIVKNGTFKARAVTRNPEKYSGKADEVVKADLTDLASLTEAFKNAHGVFVVTNFWEGADEIAQGKIAIQAAKDAGVNHFIWSTLPNVEKISNGKFDVPHFTVKAKVDELVKNAGFKNYTFVQAPFYFQNLTGQMAAQTQQDGSLGWTLPINPTVKGIHMSDINDLGKVVAGAFLNPEKVGNGSYLSLATELKSFNDILDTFKANGKEYSFNQVPMEVFSSFFQGAGEIAQMLAYFEAHSYMGPNSETQIQLAKEIATEEYTSLNDWIKQN; encoded by the coding sequence ATGGAAAAGAAAATTATTGCCGTAATAGGCGCAACGGGCTCACAAGGTAAAGGGGTTATTAATTCAATAGTTAAAAATGGCACTTTCAAGGCCAGAGCAGTTACAAGAAACCCAGAAAAATACAGTGGTAAGGCTGACGAGGTTGTAAAAGCTGACCTTACAGACTTAGCATCGTTAACTGAGGCATTTAAAAATGCGCATGGCGTTTTCGTTGTAACTAATTTTTGGGAAGGCGCTGACGAAATTGCACAAGGTAAAATAGCAATACAAGCAGCTAAAGATGCAGGAGTAAATCATTTTATATGGTCAACACTTCCAAATGTAGAAAAGATAAGTAATGGCAAGTTTGATGTTCCACATTTTACAGTTAAAGCAAAGGTTGACGAACTGGTGAAAAACGCTGGATTCAAAAACTACACATTTGTACAAGCTCCTTTCTATTTCCAAAACCTAACAGGACAAATGGCTGCACAAACACAACAAGACGGTTCTTTAGGTTGGACACTTCCTATTAATCCTACTGTAAAAGGAATTCATATGTCGGATATCAACGACTTAGGGAAAGTAGTTGCAGGTGCATTTTTAAATCCTGAAAAAGTTGGAAATGGAAGTTATTTATCACTCGCCACAGAACTCAAAAGCTTCAATGATATTTTGGATACTTTCAAAGCAAATGGGAAGGAATATAGCTTTAATCAAGTTCCTATGGAAGTATTCTCAAGCTTTTTTCAAGGTGCTGGAGAAATAGCACAAATGCTTGCTTATTTTGAAGCTCACAGCTATATGGGGCCAAATTCGGAAACACAAATTCAATTGGCTAAAGAAATTGCAACGGAAGAATATACTTCTTTAAATGATTGGATTAAACAAAACTAA
- a CDS encoding SgcJ/EcaC family oxidoreductase: MKQLALYFFAATIIVSCNQKQESVETTKEKTEIMIKEEKQKIEVLLSEYKKSLNTSDAKLAQSLYTKDGIFMPTQAPSGIGSEGILKSYEFVFSQIQLNIEFFIEEIEVEGNMAFAVTSSKGSVKILANGVEAPEANRELFVFEKVDGEWKIARYMFNKTK, encoded by the coding sequence ATGAAACAGTTAGCATTATATTTTTTTGCGGCCACTATAATAGTGTCATGCAATCAAAAACAAGAATCAGTTGAAACAACTAAAGAAAAAACAGAAATCATGATAAAAGAAGAAAAACAAAAAATTGAGGTACTTCTAAGTGAGTACAAAAAATCATTGAACACTTCAGATGCTAAATTAGCTCAATCTCTTTATACTAAAGATGGAATATTCATGCCAACACAGGCACCATCAGGAATAGGCTCAGAAGGAATTCTAAAATCCTATGAATTTGTATTTTCTCAAATTCAATTGAACATTGAGTTTTTTATAGAAGAAATTGAAGTAGAAGGAAACATGGCTTTTGCAGTAACCAGTTCAAAAGGATCAGTTAAAATACTTGCAAATGGAGTTGAAGCACCAGAAGCCAATAGAGAACTTTTTGTATTTGAAAAGGTAGACGGAGAATGGAAAATTGCTCGATACATGTTTAATAAAACAAAATAA